A genomic stretch from Clavelina lepadiformis chromosome 5, kaClaLepa1.1, whole genome shotgun sequence includes:
- the LOC143459023 gene encoding uncharacterized protein LOC143459023 isoform X1 — MNFQMKKENFSHDEEIHKQLSSKSGGDGSDAKKSHRNVCHDLRVVVIKDETEFQASNLCPGPAHLDQRSQRGGTPPDLFNLIGDCSTADNLHRRSSGMKRLRAGIRLLGHTSTHKVFNQNVSKTESKVLTPSQCCSRGKEGKKTSLADSREILRECPSRQDVSSVPDDESTVPDDVSRHVSADEKHDVDNLGVKKTSSGVSSVAKSETCSSSGISGNNEIMKFVSELKSTARKIERCDLFTVSEVIDLTGETSDDEDKIVDDLPRDPVAIDLELDKDGSKQTSLRKRKNSIDITSTDTVDMEATRFKHRRTEFQSSTTTNNAANPIIPVRSRESLTKSIRECFEFAFSSSSLAGDDHLAKHVKKMELRHQPCDLLDVLHGFLSFAHLNIKIQNSGYLSARSRRMLLADALKSSKTLKLVKPHGKGYGIERREITE; from the exons ATgaattttcaaatgaaaaaagaaaatttttcccatgatgaagaaattcataaacaGTTGAGCAGCAAGTCAGGCGGCGATGGAAGCGATGCGAAAAAATCTCATCGAAATGTTTGTCACGATCTCCGAGTCGTGGTGATTAAAGATGAAACTGAGTTCCAGGCTTCAAACTTATGCCCCGGTCCAGCTCATCTTGACCAACGTTCGCAGAGAGGCGGGACTCCTCCAGATCTTTTCAATCTGATCGGAGATTGTTCCACTGCAGACAATTTGCACAGAAGATCTTCAGGAATGAAAAGGCTGCGAGCTGGGATCAGGTTGCTTGGACACACATCCACGCACAAAGTTTTCAaccaaaatgtttccaaaacTGAAAGTAAGGTGCTTACCCCATCTCAGTGCTGCAGCAGAGGGAAGGAAGGCAAAAAGACATCCCTTGCAGATTCAAGAGAGATCTTGAGGGAATGCCCCTCCAGGCAAGATGTGAGCTCAGTTCCTGATGATGAGAGCACCGTTCCTGATGATGTGAGCAGACATGTGAGTGCAGATGAGAAACATGATGTTGACAATCTTGGTGTGAAGAAAACTTCATCTGGGGTCTCCTCTGTTGCAAAATCTGAGACTTGCAGCTCTTCAGGGATTTCAggtaacaatgaaattatgaaatttgtttctgaATTGAAGTCCACGGCCAGGAAAATTGAAAGATGCGACCTGTTCACTGTCTCGGAGGTGATTGATCTGACTGGAGAGACATCGGATGATGAGGATAAGATCGTCGATGATTTACCACGAGATCCCGTTGCCATTGACCTTGAACTTGACAAAGATGGTTCAAAGCAAACATCTTTAAGAAAACGCAAAAATTCCATAGACATCACATCAACAGATACTGTGGACATGGAGGCAACTCGCTTCAAACATCGAAGAACTGAATTCCAGTCAAGCACGACAACAAATAATGCCGCTAATCCTATCATACCCGTGCGTAGCCGtgaaagtttaacaaaatccATCCGGGAATGCTTTGAATTTGCGTTTTCCTCATCCAGCCTTGCCGGAGATGACCACCTCGCGAAGCACGTGAAGAAAATGGAATTGCGGCACCAACCGTGTGATTTATTGGACGTTCTGCATGGCTTCCTCTCCTTTGCtcatttaaacataaaaatccaAAACTCTGGTTATCTTAGCGCTCGTTCTCGAAGAATGTTGCTCGCTGATGCGTTGAAAAGTTCAAAAACGCTTAAACTTGTGAAGCCGCATGGCAAG GGCTATGGCATTGAAAGACGTGAAATTACTGAATGA
- the LOC143459023 gene encoding uncharacterized protein LOC143459023 isoform X2, giving the protein MNFQMKKENFSHDEEIHKQLSSKSGGDGSDAKKSHRNVCHDLRVVVIKDETEFQASNLCPGPAHLDQRSQRGGTPPDLFNLIGDCSTADNLHRRSSGMKRLRAGIRLLGHTSTHKVFNQNVSKTESKVLTPSQCCSRGKEGKKTSLADSREILRECPSRQDVSSVPDDESTVPDDVSRHVSADEKHDVDNLGVKKTSSGVSSVAKSETCSSSGISGNNEIMKFVSELKSTARKIERCDLFTVSEVIDLTGETSDDEDKIVDDLPRDPVAIDLELDKDGSKQTSLRKRKNSIDITSTDTVDMEATRFKHRRTEFQSSTTTNNAANPIIPVRSRESLTKSIRECFEFAFSSSSLAGDDHLAKHVKKMELRHQPCDLLDVLHGFLSFAHLNIKIQNSGYLSARSRRMLLADALKSSKTLKLVKPHGKT; this is encoded by the exons ATgaattttcaaatgaaaaaagaaaatttttcccatgatgaagaaattcataaacaGTTGAGCAGCAAGTCAGGCGGCGATGGAAGCGATGCGAAAAAATCTCATCGAAATGTTTGTCACGATCTCCGAGTCGTGGTGATTAAAGATGAAACTGAGTTCCAGGCTTCAAACTTATGCCCCGGTCCAGCTCATCTTGACCAACGTTCGCAGAGAGGCGGGACTCCTCCAGATCTTTTCAATCTGATCGGAGATTGTTCCACTGCAGACAATTTGCACAGAAGATCTTCAGGAATGAAAAGGCTGCGAGCTGGGATCAGGTTGCTTGGACACACATCCACGCACAAAGTTTTCAaccaaaatgtttccaaaacTGAAAGTAAGGTGCTTACCCCATCTCAGTGCTGCAGCAGAGGGAAGGAAGGCAAAAAGACATCCCTTGCAGATTCAAGAGAGATCTTGAGGGAATGCCCCTCCAGGCAAGATGTGAGCTCAGTTCCTGATGATGAGAGCACCGTTCCTGATGATGTGAGCAGACATGTGAGTGCAGATGAGAAACATGATGTTGACAATCTTGGTGTGAAGAAAACTTCATCTGGGGTCTCCTCTGTTGCAAAATCTGAGACTTGCAGCTCTTCAGGGATTTCAggtaacaatgaaattatgaaatttgtttctgaATTGAAGTCCACGGCCAGGAAAATTGAAAGATGCGACCTGTTCACTGTCTCGGAGGTGATTGATCTGACTGGAGAGACATCGGATGATGAGGATAAGATCGTCGATGATTTACCACGAGATCCCGTTGCCATTGACCTTGAACTTGACAAAGATGGTTCAAAGCAAACATCTTTAAGAAAACGCAAAAATTCCATAGACATCACATCAACAGATACTGTGGACATGGAGGCAACTCGCTTCAAACATCGAAGAACTGAATTCCAGTCAAGCACGACAACAAATAATGCCGCTAATCCTATCATACCCGTGCGTAGCCGtgaaagtttaacaaaatccATCCGGGAATGCTTTGAATTTGCGTTTTCCTCATCCAGCCTTGCCGGAGATGACCACCTCGCGAAGCACGTGAAGAAAATGGAATTGCGGCACCAACCGTGTGATTTATTGGACGTTCTGCATGGCTTCCTCTCCTTTGCtcatttaaacataaaaatccaAAACTCTGGTTATCTTAGCGCTCGTTCTCGAAGAATGTTGCTCGCTGATGCGTTGAAAAGTTCAAAAACGCTTAAACTTGTGAAGCCGCATGGCAAG ACGTGA
- the LOC143459021 gene encoding uncharacterized protein LOC143459021 isoform X1 codes for MEVLEQNERNFVRQTESLMREILVLQNFFKAMVTLTVKSPSGAVYYFVNDAESLLLVNKSGLLGEKSFFINPALTKFSSNEKLQDSCNEPTQEVPSRTLEKKSTTRNIKPPALYPHRGGVGSASNVQEFTFRRCLTEEDEYVHSEVMRSSFEASDVIHDTKAFVPLPVARANLVQLPVELENLFTFHDTSPFCFTADPPSTFCSPNPQRVDHVTQRSFADSGFINFKERFSFSELMRSPHIAANTSGGKCLSAKRDQNFSSISTLRMRPRDHEVDAESLHVSKTMKLDPKSSNKKNSRKKKSSSRLKKKLKKSQTKCVAPEKDTFLSREVLEVFDRVFSPNNLDTDAKFASHIAKHERREQGMDASNLLTQYSGLAGLNKKLVSAFPNKKVRRIFVYKALENSKFLLVVETQVGLALKRRQMQGKGHFTVKGAYGVNQKHGSLLKSKITPKNFSHASTRWSHNGFEEMYGNSSKATAVVPPEHTAPMARLADLCRGAFCYAFSEENLAHDRDLSNYLSDMEERNRPIPLIQLLEDHSVFRYLLKELQVVGPSIYDVCNFVSKSLIKSRFVSIIGGCVKRKVAGGIKHLNSCGIPPLVADLQ; via the exons ATGGAAGTCTTAGAGCAGAATGAAAGAAACTTCGTTCGACAGACAGAGTCACTCATGCGTGAAATTCTGGTGCTGCAAAACTTCTTCAAGGCAATG GTGACGTTGACGGTCAAGTCACCATCCGGGGCGGTTTATTACTTTGTGAATGACGCTGAAAGTTTGCTGCTCGTGAACAAAAGCGGACTTCTTGGCGaaaagtcattttttattaaCCCAGCGTTAACCAAATTTTCATCTAATGAGAAA TTACAGGATAGCTGTAACGAGCCAACACAAGAAGTGCCGAGTAGAACCCTAGAAAAGAAATCCACAACCAGAAATATAAAACCACCAGCCTTGTATCCTCATCGTGGTGGAGTGGGGTCAGCTTCAAATGTGCAAGAGTTCACTTTTCGAAGATGTTTAACTGAGGAAGATGAATATGTTCATTCTGAAGTGATGAGGTCTTCTTTTGAGGCATCTGATGTCATCCATGACACCAAGGCATTTGTTCCACTTCCTGTTGCGAGAGCCAATCTGGTTCAACTTCCTGTGGAGCTTGAGAACTTATTTACCTTCCACGATACGTCTCCCTTTTGTTTCACGGCTGATCCACCATCTACGTTTTGCTCGCCCAATCCGCAACGAGTTGATCATGTGACCCAACGTTCTTTCGCTGATTCCGGCTTCATTAACTTCAAAGAGAGATTTTCTTTCTCGGAGCTTATGCGATCGCCACACATTGCTGCAAACACATCCGGTGGTAAATGTTTGTCCGCAAAACGGGACCAAAACTTTTCATCGATCTCCACTCTCAGGATGAGACCTCGTGACCATGAAGTGGATGCTGAAAGCCTTCACGTGAGTAAAACGATGAAGTTGGACCCGAAATCTTCCAATAAGAAGAATTCCAGGAAGAAAAAATCTTCATCTCGGTTGAAGAAAAAACTAAAGAAATCACAAACTAAATGTGTTGCACCAGAGAAAGACACGTTTTTGTCCAGGGAAGTGCTTGAAGTGTTTGATCGCGTGTTTTCTCCAAACAATCTGGACACCGATGCAAAATTTGCCTCCCACATCGCCAAGCATGAGAGGAGGGAGCAGGGGATGGACGCCTCAAACCTCCTCACTCAGTACTCCGGACTTGCTGGCTTGAACAAGAAGCTGGTTTCAGCATTCCCAAATAAAAAAGTCAGAAGAATATTTGTTTATAAAGCTTTGGAGAATTCAAAATTTCTGCTGGTTGTTGAAACTCAAGTG GGCCTGGCATTGAAACGTCGGCAGATGCAAGGAAAAGGACATTTCACAG TTAAAGGAGCCTATGGTGTGAATCAGAAACATGGAAGTCTTTTAAAATCCAAGATAACTCCCAAAAATTTCTCCCATGCTAGCACCAGGTGGTCCCATAACGGGTTCGAGGAAATGTACGGGAATTCATCAAAAGCTACAGCAGTGGTTCCACCTGAGCACACAGCACCAATGGCTAGATTGGCTGATCTCTGCAGGGGGGCTTTTTGTTACGCATTTTCTGAAGAGAATTTGGCTCACGATAGAGATTTGTCCAATTATTTGTCAGACATGGAAGAAAGAAATCGTCCGATTCCTCTGATTCAGCTCCTGGAGGATCATTCTGTCTTCCGCTACTTACTTAAAGAATTGCAAGTAGTTGGCCCCAGTATTTACgatgtttgcaattttgtttCCAAATCTCTGATCAAGTCAAGATTTGTTTCAATAATTGGA gGTTGTGTGAAGAGGAAGGTGGCTGGAGGAATAAAACACCTCAACTCATGTGGGATTCCCCCTTTGGTAGCCGATCTTCAATGA
- the LOC143459021 gene encoding uncharacterized protein LOC143459021 isoform X2, whose amino-acid sequence MEVLEQNERNFVRQTESLMREILVLQNFFKAMVTLTVKSPSGAVYYFVNDAESLLLVNKSGLLGEKSFFINPALTKFSSNEKLQDSCNEPTQEVPSRTLEKKSTTRNIKPPALYPHRGGVGSASNVQEFTFRRCLTEEDEYVHSEVMRSSFEASDVIHDTKAFVPLPVARANLVQLPVELENLFTFHDTSPFCFTADPPSTFCSPNPQRVDHVTQRSFADSGFINFKERFSFSELMRSPHIAANTSGGKCLSAKRDQNFSSISTLRMRPRDHEVDAESLHVSKTMKLDPKSSNKKNSRKKKSSSRLKKKLKKSQTKCVAPEKDTFLSREVLEVFDRVFSPNNLDTDAKFASHIAKHERREQGMDASNLLTQYSGLAGLNKKLVSAFPNKKVRRIFVYKALENSKFLLVVETQVGLALKRRQMQGKGHFTAPGGPITGSRKCTGIHQKLQQWFHLSTQHQWLDWLISAGGLFVTHFLKRIWLTIEICPIICQTWKKEIVRFL is encoded by the exons ATGGAAGTCTTAGAGCAGAATGAAAGAAACTTCGTTCGACAGACAGAGTCACTCATGCGTGAAATTCTGGTGCTGCAAAACTTCTTCAAGGCAATG GTGACGTTGACGGTCAAGTCACCATCCGGGGCGGTTTATTACTTTGTGAATGACGCTGAAAGTTTGCTGCTCGTGAACAAAAGCGGACTTCTTGGCGaaaagtcattttttattaaCCCAGCGTTAACCAAATTTTCATCTAATGAGAAA TTACAGGATAGCTGTAACGAGCCAACACAAGAAGTGCCGAGTAGAACCCTAGAAAAGAAATCCACAACCAGAAATATAAAACCACCAGCCTTGTATCCTCATCGTGGTGGAGTGGGGTCAGCTTCAAATGTGCAAGAGTTCACTTTTCGAAGATGTTTAACTGAGGAAGATGAATATGTTCATTCTGAAGTGATGAGGTCTTCTTTTGAGGCATCTGATGTCATCCATGACACCAAGGCATTTGTTCCACTTCCTGTTGCGAGAGCCAATCTGGTTCAACTTCCTGTGGAGCTTGAGAACTTATTTACCTTCCACGATACGTCTCCCTTTTGTTTCACGGCTGATCCACCATCTACGTTTTGCTCGCCCAATCCGCAACGAGTTGATCATGTGACCCAACGTTCTTTCGCTGATTCCGGCTTCATTAACTTCAAAGAGAGATTTTCTTTCTCGGAGCTTATGCGATCGCCACACATTGCTGCAAACACATCCGGTGGTAAATGTTTGTCCGCAAAACGGGACCAAAACTTTTCATCGATCTCCACTCTCAGGATGAGACCTCGTGACCATGAAGTGGATGCTGAAAGCCTTCACGTGAGTAAAACGATGAAGTTGGACCCGAAATCTTCCAATAAGAAGAATTCCAGGAAGAAAAAATCTTCATCTCGGTTGAAGAAAAAACTAAAGAAATCACAAACTAAATGTGTTGCACCAGAGAAAGACACGTTTTTGTCCAGGGAAGTGCTTGAAGTGTTTGATCGCGTGTTTTCTCCAAACAATCTGGACACCGATGCAAAATTTGCCTCCCACATCGCCAAGCATGAGAGGAGGGAGCAGGGGATGGACGCCTCAAACCTCCTCACTCAGTACTCCGGACTTGCTGGCTTGAACAAGAAGCTGGTTTCAGCATTCCCAAATAAAAAAGTCAGAAGAATATTTGTTTATAAAGCTTTGGAGAATTCAAAATTTCTGCTGGTTGTTGAAACTCAAGTG GGCCTGGCATTGAAACGTCGGCAGATGCAAGGAAAAGGACATTTCACAG CACCAGGTGGTCCCATAACGGGTTCGAGGAAATGTACGGGAATTCATCAAAAGCTACAGCAGTGGTTCCACCTGAGCACACAGCACCAATGGCTAGATTGGCTGATCTCTGCAGGGGGGCTTTTTGTTACGCATTTTCTGAAGAGAATTTGGCTCACGATAGAGATTTGTCCAATTATTTGTCAGACATGGAAGAAAGAAATCGTCCGATTCCTCTGA